Proteins from a genomic interval of Clostridium scatologenes:
- a CDS encoding transposase, translating to MPSNNIVSINDELYNYLNDVNYGMSKPQFNHLTTIVNGLINLPGTKTLSEIAKCVLSSKDKSCIYRFLSHSKWDDSLLNANRLSYLNFFLKHNIKPKSVGFLVIDDTVNSKKSAKKMQGLSYNYSHTEDKNIWSHCVVTSNFVVDNKSIPLQYEPYYKKELCEELNREFKSKIDIARDFINSFVTPSNCEKIY from the coding sequence ATGCCAAGTAATAATATTGTATCCATTAATGATGAACTTTACAACTACTTAAATGATGTAAACTATGGAATGTCTAAGCCACAGTTTAATCATTTAACCACTATTGTAAATGGGTTGATAAATTTGCCTGGCACTAAAACTTTATCCGAAATTGCAAAATGTGTGCTGTCTTCAAAAGATAAAAGCTGTATTTATAGATTTTTAAGCCATTCAAAATGGGACGATAGTCTTCTAAATGCTAATAGACTTAGTTATTTAAACTTTTTCCTTAAGCATAATATTAAACCTAAATCCGTAGGATTTTTAGTTATAGATGATACCGTGAATTCTAAGAAATCAGCAAAGAAAATGCAAGGACTATCATATAACTATTCCCATACTGAAGATAAAAATATCTGGTCACATTGTGTGGTTACTTCGAATTTTGTTGTAGACAATAAGTCTATTCCTTTACAATATGAACCTTATTATAAAAAAGAACTTTGTGAGGAATTAAACAGAGAATTTAAATCAAAAATTGATATTGCAAGAGATTTTATAAATTCTTTTGTAACTCCATCTAATTGTGAAAAAATATATTGA
- a CDS encoding transposase has protein sequence MKKYIDPNTLDTVTVDGKNYKVYTYEDNVAKFPYAKVLICYEVKEDGFKSPLYLISTDNLLDAQTIIKYYSYRWNIETSYKYFKSNLAFDKYRVRSSLSIERYFLIVFLAYNFLELFRFNCRKQGLETIGKVQEHLNCLTAKALVCFIYGNLKQNVALEDIFVKLKIA, from the coding sequence GTGAAAAAATATATTGATCCTAATACCTTAGACACCGTTACAGTCGATGGTAAGAATTATAAAGTATACACTTATGAGGATAATGTTGCAAAATTCCCTTATGCTAAAGTGCTTATTTGTTATGAAGTTAAAGAGGATGGATTCAAATCCCCATTATACCTAATATCTACCGACAATTTATTAGATGCACAAACTATAATTAAATACTACTCTTATAGATGGAATATAGAAACTTCATATAAGTATTTTAAAAGTAATTTAGCTTTCGATAAATACAGAGTTCGAAGTAGTTTATCTATAGAACGATATTTTCTTATAGTATTCTTGGCTTATAACTTTCTGGAATTATTTAGATTTAATTGTAGAAAGCAAGGATTAGAGACTATAGGTAAAGTCCAAGAACATTTAAACTGCCTAACGGCGAAAGCACTTGTGTGCTTTATATATGGAAATTTAAAACAAAATGTTGCATTAGAAGACATCTTCGTGAAACTAAAAATAGCTTAA
- a CDS encoding aldo/keto reductase, which produces MESYRMVGEKMKQLILGTVQLGMNYGVNNREGKPSIEEAFNILNTAYENNICFLDTASAYGDSEKVIGNFIKKENKHFKIVTKLKKLDENKDKIAQVEESLRDSLHNLCVSKIDYYLYHSFEDLINNKDVFQYLEELKKKGTIKKLGVSIYDPKELEYILINLSDNIDFIQIPFNILDLRWLKDDLLKKTKDKNIEVAARSIFLQGLFFASNDTVNKIHPKAYEYITRLKDFSADKKVTIQQLVMSFVKQQEDIDYLLVGCEDKEQLLNNISNFNASIEFSQADLQYIYESFWTIDKKIIDPRQW; this is translated from the coding sequence ATGGAATCTTATAGAATGGTAGGTGAAAAAATGAAGCAGCTTATTTTAGGTACAGTACAGCTTGGTATGAATTATGGTGTTAACAATAGAGAAGGAAAGCCTTCTATAGAGGAGGCTTTTAATATATTAAATACAGCATATGAAAATAATATATGCTTTTTAGATACAGCTTCAGCATATGGAGATTCGGAAAAAGTAATAGGCAATTTTATTAAAAAGGAAAATAAACATTTTAAGATAGTTACTAAGCTTAAAAAGTTAGATGAAAATAAAGATAAAATAGCTCAGGTAGAAGAAAGCCTAAGAGATTCTCTTCATAATTTATGTGTATCAAAAATAGATTATTATTTATATCATAGTTTTGAGGATTTAATAAATAATAAAGATGTGTTTCAATATTTAGAGGAGTTAAAGAAAAAAGGAACTATTAAAAAATTAGGTGTGTCTATATATGATCCAAAGGAGTTAGAATATATATTAATAAACTTAAGTGATAATATTGATTTTATTCAGATTCCATTTAATATTTTGGATTTAAGGTGGTTAAAAGATGATTTGCTAAAAAAGACTAAAGATAAAAATATAGAGGTAGCTGCGAGGAGTATATTTCTTCAAGGATTATTTTTTGCTAGCAATGATACTGTAAATAAAATTCATCCTAAGGCGTATGAATATATTACTAGATTAAAAGATTTTAGTGCGGATAAGAAAGTTACTATTCAACAGTTAGTTATGAGTTTTGTAAAGCAGCAGGAAGATATTGATTATTTATTAGTAGGTTGTGAAGATAAAGAACAGCTTTTAAATAATATAAGTAATTTTAATGCTAGTATAGAATTTTCGCAAGCAGATTTACAATACATATATGAGAGTTTTTGGACTATTGATAAGAAAATAATAGATCCAAGACAGTGGTAA
- the pseI gene encoding pseudaminic acid synthase, whose protein sequence is MVEEMRISKKIINKFSSTFIIAELSANHNGNFDNAVKLIKEAAKTGVDAIKFQTYTADTITIDCSKEYFQITQGTLWDGRTLHDLYKEAYTPWKWQPKLKKIAEEEGLICFSSPFDKTAVDFLENMNVPAYKVASFEITDIPLIEYMASKGKPMILATGIATLSDIQEAIDACRRVGNNQIALLKCTSAYPAPFEDVNLRTIPNLSETFNVVSGLSDHTLGISVPIAAVAVGAKIIEKHFTLCRADGGPDSAFSLEPEELKVMVKSIRETEMALGEVSYNLTDKMMRSREHSRSLFVVKDVKKGEIFTDENIRSIRPGFGLHPRYYKGILGKKADRDIEKGTPMAWNLIEW, encoded by the coding sequence ATGGTTGAAGAAATGAGAATTTCAAAAAAAATCATTAATAAGTTTAGTTCAACATTTATAATAGCTGAGTTATCAGCGAATCATAATGGAAATTTTGATAATGCTGTAAAATTAATTAAAGAAGCTGCCAAAACTGGTGTGGATGCCATAAAATTTCAAACATATACAGCTGATACTATAACTATTGATTGTAGCAAAGAATATTTTCAAATAACTCAAGGTACTTTATGGGATGGCAGGACCTTACATGATTTATATAAAGAGGCATATACCCCATGGAAATGGCAACCTAAATTAAAGAAGATTGCGGAAGAAGAAGGACTTATATGTTTTTCTTCCCCTTTTGATAAAACAGCAGTAGATTTTTTAGAGAATATGAATGTTCCTGCTTATAAAGTAGCGTCCTTTGAAATAACAGATATACCACTTATAGAGTATATGGCTTCAAAAGGAAAGCCCATGATTTTAGCAACGGGCATAGCTACTTTGTCAGACATACAGGAAGCAATAGATGCATGTAGAAGAGTTGGAAATAATCAAATAGCTCTTTTAAAATGCACAAGTGCTTATCCAGCACCTTTTGAGGATGTTAACTTGAGGACTATACCTAATTTAAGTGAAACTTTTAATGTAGTATCAGGTTTGTCAGACCATACATTAGGTATCTCAGTACCTATAGCAGCTGTAGCAGTAGGAGCTAAAATTATTGAAAAGCATTTTACGCTATGTCGAGCAGATGGTGGGCCTGATTCAGCCTTTTCTTTAGAACCAGAAGAACTTAAAGTAATGGTTAAAAGTATAAGAGAAACTGAAATGGCATTAGGAGAAGTATCTTATAATTTAACAGATAAAATGATGAGAAGCAGGGAGCATTCACGTTCGCTATTTGTTGTTAAAGATGTGAAAAAAGGAGAAATTTTTACAGATGAAAATATTCGTTCAATACGACCTGGGTTTGGATTACATCCAAGATATTATAAAGGTATATTAGGGAAAAAAGCTGATCGTGATATTGAAAAAGGAACTCCTATGGCATGGAATCTTATAGAATGGTAG
- a CDS encoding VOC family protein, which yields MKEFEVLGYSLEGKVIKDIKRNVYIQFLILNGYRLELVAPSTEQAPINGILKKSGEGPYHICYETSSIDNAISELVKEKYVLIENKSGAVAFDNKNIAFLFKKGIGLIELLEM from the coding sequence ATGAAAGAATTTGAGGTGCTAGGATATAGTCTTGAAGGTAAAGTGATTAAAGATATAAAAAGAAATGTTTATATACAATTTTTAATATTAAATGGATATAGGCTAGAATTAGTAGCACCATCAACTGAACAAGCACCGATTAATGGTATTTTGAAGAAAAGTGGCGAAGGACCATATCATATTTGCTATGAAACGAGTAGTATTGATAATGCAATTTCTGAATTAGTTAAAGAAAAATATGTATTGATTGAAAATAAGTCAGGAGCAGTGGCTTTTGATAATAAAAATATAGCCTTTTTATTTAAAAAAGGTATAGGATTAATAGAATTATTAGAAATGTGA
- a CDS encoding HAD-IIIC family phosphatase gives MKIAILSNVNVDTIIKKISKKYDIYKTQGYGEWVQELVIEKSFLHQFSPENIFLILDGEELFRGFKSLDDCNKEIEQYFSYIEMAVKKFFTITFFVSNIDLYSKKLLSAKEVAFNRELEFFWYKKISDLNEKYNNFIMFDLKSVIEDTGRQVFYSAKMWYLAGIKYSLKGQNLIQEQVERLLKKNSKRKKCLVLDLDNTLWGGIVGESGINGISLSEFKEGARYKDFQKRIKDIKDTGIILAIVSKNNVNDAMEVIDNHPHMVLRKNDFVAIKINWKNKIENIKEIAQELNIGTDSMVFIDDNPIERESVKNYIQGITVPDFPEDTSELEYFATRVYYDNFFTLRVLNEDKEKTQMYKENIEREHEKTNFASIDDFYKNLNMKIFIKKVDAGDIPRASQLTQKTNQFNVTTKRYTESEIQNFVNSRNYDVYIASVQDKFGDNGKCILLIINKTEKFKAKIDTFLLSCRVMGRNIEYNIQKFIEDKLLKEGYNEIEAEYIPNEKNKPVENLFEELGYSLIAINNGTKNYVYSIDKGNIKNYNVFAELIER, from the coding sequence ATGAAAATTGCAATTTTATCTAATGTAAATGTAGATACAATCATTAAAAAAATAAGCAAAAAATATGATATATATAAAACACAAGGATATGGTGAATGGGTACAAGAATTAGTAATTGAAAAGTCTTTTTTACACCAATTTAGCCCAGAAAACATTTTTCTTATTCTTGATGGAGAAGAATTATTCAGAGGATTTAAATCACTAGATGATTGTAATAAAGAAATTGAACAATATTTTTCTTATATAGAAATGGCAGTTAAAAAATTCTTCACTATAACTTTTTTTGTATCTAATATTGATTTATACAGTAAAAAATTATTATCAGCAAAGGAAGTAGCCTTTAATAGAGAATTAGAGTTTTTCTGGTATAAAAAGATATCAGATTTAAATGAAAAATATAATAATTTTATTATGTTTGATCTCAAAAGTGTTATTGAAGATACTGGAAGACAAGTCTTTTATTCTGCTAAAATGTGGTACTTAGCAGGAATTAAGTATTCACTAAAGGGACAAAATTTAATTCAAGAGCAAGTAGAAAGATTATTGAAAAAAAATAGCAAAAGAAAAAAGTGTTTGGTATTAGATTTAGATAATACCTTATGGGGAGGTATTGTTGGAGAAAGTGGAATAAATGGAATTTCTTTATCGGAATTTAAGGAAGGTGCAAGATATAAAGATTTTCAAAAGAGAATAAAAGATATAAAAGATACAGGAATTATTCTTGCAATAGTATCTAAAAATAATGTAAATGATGCGATGGAGGTAATAGATAATCATCCTCATATGGTTTTAAGAAAAAATGATTTTGTTGCAATAAAAATAAATTGGAAAAATAAAATTGAAAATATAAAGGAAATAGCTCAAGAGCTAAATATAGGTACAGATTCTATGGTTTTTATAGATGATAATCCTATTGAAAGAGAAAGTGTTAAGAATTATATTCAAGGTATTACAGTTCCAGATTTTCCGGAAGATACATCAGAATTGGAGTATTTTGCAACAAGGGTATATTATGATAACTTTTTTACATTGAGAGTATTAAATGAAGATAAAGAAAAAACTCAAATGTATAAGGAAAATATAGAAAGAGAGCATGAGAAAACAAACTTTGCTTCAATAGATGATTTTTATAAAAATTTGAATATGAAGATTTTTATAAAAAAGGTTGATGCAGGTGATATTCCTAGAGCTTCACAGCTAACTCAAAAAACTAATCAGTTTAATGTTACTACCAAAAGATATACAGAAAGTGAAATACAAAATTTTGTAAATTCACGTAATTATGACGTATATATTGCATCTGTGCAAGATAAGTTTGGGGATAATGGAAAGTGTATTTTATTAATAATAAATAAGACTGAAAAGTTTAAAGCGAAAATAGATACATTTTTGTTAAGCTGTAGAGTGATGGGAAGAAATATAGAATATAATATTCAAAAATTTATAGAAGATAAATTATTGAAAGAAGGCTATAATGAAATAGAAGCTGAGTATATTCCTAATGAAAAAAATAAACCTGTTGAAAACTTATTTGAAGAATTAGGATATTCATTAATAGCTATTAATAATGGTACTAAAAACTATGTATATAGTATTGATAAGGGTAACATAAAAAATTATAATGTATTTGCGGAGTTGATTGAACGTTGA
- a CDS encoding acyl carrier protein, with product MKENEIIEAIAYALEIDKERLNNDTKRESIEEWDSLGHIEIISELEERLNIKIPFEGIADIEKVSDFFKYA from the coding sequence ATGAAAGAGAATGAAATAATAGAAGCAATAGCATATGCATTAGAAATAGATAAAGAAAGATTGAATAACGATACAAAAAGGGAAAGTATTGAGGAATGGGATTCTCTAGGGCATATAGAGATTATTTCAGAATTGGAAGAAAGGTTAAATATAAAGATACCTTTTGAAGGCATTGCTGACATTGAAAAAGTATCTGATTTCTTTAAATATGCATAG
- a CDS encoding GNAT family N-acetyltransferase, with protein MSNRITFFNILDLDDEYRINLRNWRNQDFVRSKMFNDSIISYDEHMKFLEILKKRNDKKFFVCFCDNKPLAVLCYDIFDDSIEFGYYLVNKEYINSGFGAVLEYALLNHGFYKLNIYKMFCRTLDTNKKVIELHKKFGFQSFYEKILVRNEYKHICRQVILKHEWKEKKKKIEKIIKYLIPLENIDEL; from the coding sequence ATGAGTAATAGAATAACTTTTTTTAATATATTAGATTTGGATGATGAATATAGAATTAATTTAAGAAATTGGCGTAACCAGGATTTTGTTAGAAGCAAAATGTTTAATGATAGTATTATTTCTTATGATGAACATATGAAGTTTCTGGAAATATTAAAGAAAAGAAACGATAAAAAATTTTTTGTGTGTTTTTGTGATAATAAACCACTTGCTGTATTGTGCTATGATATTTTTGATGATAGTATAGAATTTGGATATTATTTAGTAAATAAAGAATATATTAATAGTGGTTTTGGCGCAGTATTAGAATATGCATTGTTAAATCATGGGTTTTACAAACTTAATATTTATAAAATGTTTTGTAGAACGTTAGATACAAATAAAAAAGTAATAGAATTACATAAGAAATTTGGATTTCAATCTTTTTATGAAAAAATACTAGTGAGAAATGAATATAAACATATATGTCGTCAAGTTATATTGAAACATGAGTGGAAAGAAAAAAAGAAAAAAATTGAAAAAATAATTAAATATTTAATTCCACTAGAAAACATAGATGAATTATAA
- a CDS encoding class I SAM-dependent methyltransferase, translating into MFGNSKIVSDEKYGYKRIEPIPTSEELKIYYEKRYYDVLKQRGNKDSTAKLLDSEEGNSQEIEWLKNTYFEDACDVFYKYIKKDNPELLDVGCGTGEMLEYFKSHGYIVQGIEPSEEAFDISTLKDIQVYNGDLDMFFQNNNKKFDCINLTNVLEHIVHPEQVLLKCRKMLQKQGIIRIKVPNDYSVFQEIADNIYELNKWWVCIPDHVNYFNFKSMEKLLLKTGYNVVYKTTDFPMELFLLMGDNYVKEPHLGKESHKRRMNFELSIPKETRRKFYDHLSEIEIGREIIIYAIKQE; encoded by the coding sequence ATGTTTGGTAATAGTAAGATTGTTAGTGATGAGAAATATGGATATAAAAGGATAGAGCCAATACCAACTTCAGAAGAACTAAAGATATATTATGAAAAAAGATATTATGATGTATTGAAACAAAGAGGAAATAAAGATAGTACTGCAAAGCTATTAGATTCTGAAGAAGGTAATAGTCAAGAAATAGAGTGGTTAAAAAATACTTATTTTGAAGATGCTTGTGATGTTTTTTATAAGTATATAAAGAAAGATAACCCGGAACTACTCGATGTAGGTTGCGGTACGGGTGAAATGTTAGAGTATTTTAAAAGTCATGGATATATAGTACAAGGCATAGAACCAAGTGAAGAAGCTTTTGATATTTCAACATTAAAAGATATACAAGTTTATAATGGGGACTTAGATATGTTTTTTCAAAACAATAATAAGAAGTTTGATTGTATTAATTTAACGAATGTTTTGGAACATATAGTACATCCAGAACAAGTTTTGTTGAAATGTAGGAAAATGTTGCAAAAGCAAGGTATAATTCGAATAAAAGTTCCTAATGATTATAGTGTGTTTCAAGAGATTGCTGATAATATTTATGAACTAAATAAATGGTGGGTATGTATTCCAGATCATGTAAATTACTTCAATTTCAAGTCCATGGAAAAATTGTTGTTAAAGACAGGATATAATGTTGTTTATAAAACAACTGATTTTCCTATGGAGTTATTTCTTTTAATGGGAGATAACTATGTCAAGGAACCACATTTAGGTAAAGAATCACATAAAAGAAGAATGAATTTTGAGCTTTCAATACCTAAAGAAACTAGGAGAAAATTTTATGATCATTTAAGCGAAATTGAAATTGGAAGGGAAATTATAATATATGCTATTAAGCAGGAGTAA
- a CDS encoding aminotransferase class III-fold pyridoxal phosphate-dependent enzyme: MAEILNRKLDKSSEYWNRACNTILSGTQLYSKGPETHIKGVSPIYIERGKNAHVWDPDGNEYIDYDMGLGPILLGYAYDPVDRAVIDQIKKGMGFSLVSPPEVEYAEFCIENIPCAEKVRFLKTGSSATEGAVRIARAYTGKKHIIRGEYHGWHEWTAAGESVRQGGILSELKQYVHKFEYNDFDELQKLFEKYKGEIAAVITEPVILDAPKNNFLENMVQLCHENGALLIFDEVVDGFRFSIGGAQKYFGVTPDLATFGKAAANGMPLSIIAGKKEIMDAVDRKIFISTTFGGETLSLAAGISVMNELKNKNVTEKIWSLGKRIKEETNSMAERIGVNIKLEGYHCRMAFDYRDAKGNRDWLYNSIFMQECVKRGVLLGWCVFPCYTHTDEDINLTLNVFEDAMKVYKRAIESGSPASFMEGERLKIVLG; encoded by the coding sequence ATGGCAGAAATATTAAATAGAAAATTAGATAAATCAAGCGAATATTGGAATAGAGCATGTAATACTATATTATCAGGCACACAGCTTTATAGTAAAGGACCTGAAACTCATATAAAAGGAGTATCACCTATTTATATTGAAAGAGGTAAGAATGCTCATGTATGGGATCCTGATGGCAATGAGTATATAGATTATGATATGGGTCTTGGACCTATACTTCTTGGATACGCTTATGACCCAGTAGATAGAGCTGTTATAGATCAAATAAAAAAAGGTATGGGATTCTCACTTGTAAGCCCACCAGAGGTAGAATATGCAGAGTTTTGTATAGAGAATATACCTTGCGCAGAAAAGGTTAGATTTTTGAAAACAGGATCGTCTGCAACTGAAGGTGCCGTTAGAATAGCAAGAGCATATACAGGAAAAAAGCATATAATTCGTGGAGAATATCATGGCTGGCATGAATGGACAGCAGCAGGTGAAAGTGTAAGACAAGGAGGTATACTTTCAGAATTAAAACAGTATGTGCATAAATTTGAATATAACGACTTTGATGAATTACAGAAGCTCTTTGAAAAATATAAAGGTGAAATTGCAGCAGTGATCACTGAACCTGTCATACTTGATGCACCTAAAAATAACTTTTTGGAAAATATGGTTCAGCTATGTCATGAAAATGGAGCATTATTAATATTTGATGAGGTTGTAGATGGATTTAGATTTAGTATAGGTGGTGCGCAAAAGTATTTTGGTGTTACACCAGATTTAGCTACTTTTGGAAAGGCAGCTGCTAATGGTATGCCTCTTTCTATTATAGCAGGTAAGAAAGAAATAATGGACGCTGTGGATAGAAAAATATTTATTTCTACTACTTTTGGTGGTGAAACTTTATCTCTTGCAGCAGGTATTTCAGTTATGAATGAGCTTAAAAATAAGAATGTAACAGAAAAAATTTGGAGTTTAGGCAAAAGGATTAAAGAGGAAACAAACTCCATGGCTGAAAGAATTGGTGTTAATATAAAATTAGAAGGATATCATTGTAGAATGGCATTTGATTATAGGGATGCTAAAGGAAATAGAGATTGGCTTTATAATTCTATTTTTATGCAGGAATGTGTAAAAAGAGGAGTATTACTTGGATGGTGTGTATTTCCTTGTTACACACATACAGATGAAGATATAAATTTAACTTTAAATGTTTTTGAAGATGCAATGAAAGTTTATAAGAGGGCTATAGAGTCTGGAAGTCCAGCATCATTTATGGAAGGAGAACGATTAAAAATTGTTTTAGGGTGA
- a CDS encoding class I SAM-dependent methyltransferase: MEQKEVFLKSEGDKWFERNKECLNGVPKPYEFYKIYIKPGFKILEIGCSCGHDLDYFQQYYNCKCYGIDPSKDAVEEGKEKYTNLNLKVGTSDKLEFEDECFDFVIFGFCLYLVDRKFLLKTICEADRVLKNG, from the coding sequence ATGGAACAAAAAGAGGTATTTTTAAAATCAGAGGGGGACAAGTGGTTTGAGAGAAATAAAGAATGTTTAAATGGAGTGCCTAAACCTTATGAGTTTTATAAAATATATATAAAGCCTGGATTTAAGATACTAGAAATAGGATGTTCATGTGGACATGATTTAGATTATTTTCAACAATACTATAATTGCAAATGTTATGGTATAGATCCTTCCAAAGATGCAGTAGAAGAGGGAAAAGAAAAATATACTAACCTAAATTTAAAAGTTGGAACTTCAGATAAGTTAGAGTTTGAAGACGAATGTTTTGACTTTGTTATATTTGGATTCTGCTTGTATTTAGTAGATAGAAAATTTTTGTTAAAGACTATATGTGAAGCAGACAGAGTACTTAAAAATGGTTGA